The region GCAGCCCGCAAGGAAGGCATCGCGGTTTCCAACGAAGTTAACCGTCTTACCGCTGAAGGTGTGTTCTCCACCCTGACCAACGTCAACTTCGATGACGAACGGTTTGTTCCGGTCATTAAAAAAGTAGCCGCCGCCCGTGATGAATTGGCCTCCAAAGTCAGCGCGGACTGTGGGCCTGTGACCAAGGTTGCTGCTACTGCTGCTGAACTGAGCAAGCAGGGCGAAGCATTCTCCGTTACCTCCTTTGATGAGAACGAAGATCTGCGCTCCCTGAAGCAGATTCTTGTTTACGGTCTTAAGGGTGTTTCAGCTTATGTCGACCATGCCGCAATTCTCGGTCAGGAAGATGATGAACTCTACGCCCAGATCCATGAAGCACTTTCCGTAGTTCCGCAGCAGCTCGGTATGGAAGAGCTGGTCGGTTGGGCAATGAAGTGCGGTGAAATGAACCTCAAGGCTATGGAACTGCTTGATGCAGGTAACACCGGCGCTTACGGGCATCCCGTTCCTACTGAAGTTCCCCTCGGAGCCAAGGCCGGTAAGGCTATTCTCGTGTCCGGTCATGATCTTAAGGATCTGCGCCAGCTTCTCGAGCAGACCGAAGGAACCGGAATCAATATTTACACCCATGGAGAAATGCTGCCCTGTCACGGTTACCCCGAGCTGAAGAAATTCGACCACTTCTACGGCCATTACGGAACCGCATGGCAGAATCAGGCCAAGGAATTCGCAGCATTCCCCGGCGCTATCCTCATGACTACCAACTGTATTCAGAAGCCTGTTGAAAGCTACAAGGGCAACATCTTCACCACCGGCCTCGTGGGCTGGCCCGGAGTCACTCACGTAACCAACGGAGACTTTGCAGCGGTAATCGAAAAAGCCAAGGAACTTCCCGGTTTTGAAGCCGATACCGATAATGGATCAGTACTTTGCGGTTTTGCCCGTAACTCAGTCCTCGGTGTGGCCGATAAGGTAATCGAAGGCGTGAAGGCCGGTGCCATCAAGCATTTCTTCCTCGTCGGCGGTTGCGACGGCGCCAAGCCCGGACGTAATTACTATACCGATTTCGTGGAACAGGCTCCCGAGGATACTATTATCCTGACCCTCGCCTGCGGTAAGTTCCGTTTCTTTGACAAGAAACTCGGCGATATCGGCGGCATTCCCCGTCTGCTGGATATCGGACAGTGCAACGATGCCTATTCCGCAATCCAGATTGCAGTAGCGCTCGCAAATGCCTTTGAATGCGGCGTTAACGACCTGCCGCTGTCCCTGATCCTGTCATGGTACGAGCAGAAGGCGGTTTCCATTCTGCTGACCCTGCTGCACCTTGGCATCAAGGATATCCGTCTCGGGCCCAGTCTCCCTGCATTCGTAACACCCAACGTGCTGAATTTCCTTGTTGAAAACTTCAATATTATGCCCATCAGCACACCTGAAGAAGATTTAAAAGCCATTTTAGGATAATTTGCTTCGGCTGTTGGGGGAGGGGAACTTTTGGGAAAAGTTTCTCTTCCCCATACCTCATCCCTTCAAAACTTTTTAATAGGCTTACGCTCTGTATTCCGGAAGATTTTACTTAACTCTCAAATTTATATTTACCCCGGCTGAGCGTGGTTTAAGATTTAATACAAATTTCCGTCTTGGTTTAATAACCAAGGCACACTTGAAGAATTAATAACAGACTAAAACCGACTAGAAGGTTTTGGGATTCTTAAACCCTTTTGCAAAAGGGATTAAGGCCCCCGGCTGGGTCGCCGAAGGCAGATAAAATGAAAGTATTACGTAAAATGATCAGTATAGATGAAGAGTTGTGTGACGGTTGCGGTCAGTGTGTACCGGGCTGTGAAGAAGGTGCTTTGCAGATTATAGACGGTAAGGCCAAACTTGTTGCCGAAAGATACTGTGACGGTCTGGGCGCATGTCTGGGTGAATGTCCTACCGGCGCTCTGAAGGTTATTGAGGTGGAAGCCGACGATTTTGATCCTGAAGCTGTTAAGGAACGGCTGACCGAGCAGGGCAGGAATATTCCCGGTCACATGCCCGATCCTGAAAGTCTGCGTCTTGATAATCCAAAACCGGCTTCGGGAGGCTGTGGTTGTTCCGGTTCAAAGATTGAAGCCTTTGCTCCGGCTGCGACCCCCTGTAGTCAAGCCAACGTACCGACTGATGCCGAGGCCGGTCCCTCACAGCTGAGCCATTGGCCGATCCAGATCCGTCTTGTCCCTGCGGAAGCTCCTTTTCTCAAAGGTGCGGATCTGCTGCTTACCGCTGATTGCGTGGCGGTTTCCGTGCCCGGTTATCATGAAAGATTTTTGCCCGGCAAGAAGGTTCTTATGGGCTGTCCCAAGTTTGATGATGTGGATTTTTATCTCCAGCGTCTGACTGAGATTTTCGCCACCAGCGGAATCAAGTCTATCACTGTGCTGGAAATGGAAGTTCCCTGCTGTTCTAATTTCAGCCGCATAATTCTCAAAGCGCTTAAGAACGCGGGTGCGGACATTCCCGCTGAAAAGATTGTTTTCACCAGAACCGGACAGCTTAAAGCCAAAACAACTCTTGATGAACCTGTTCCGCTTTAAAGCCATCATTTAAAACTACCATCTACCTCCTTTCAGTATATAAACAGAAACGGGGAGCTTCCGAATGGTTCGGAAGCTCCCCGTTTCAATTTTGGCAAATTTAATATCTCAGCTTAATTCATAATATCCTGCTCAAAACCGGGCTGATTAATTGACTGATTCGGATCGAAGCGCGGTTGCGGGGACGAATTCTCTTTTTGCAGTGGTCCAGAGGTATTTACCATAGGATCAATGTAAGGACTTTCCTTGATGGGCAAGAGACTGCGCGTTCTGGTATTAAGCGGGACATTCCAATCCCAAGATCCGATAATTTCGCCATCTTCCACAGTTGTGACGGCGGCGGTTATGAAAATTCTGGTTTTGCCGACAGAGTAGGCCCCCGCCAATACGCATTTTTGAGGTGGAGCCAGGTCTTCGTCTATTGCGGTCATAGGAAAGCGGGAACTGTCGGCGACAATGGCGAATCCCTTTTGTGCGATGCGCGAAGCCACCTGCTCTGTGAGGACTTTGGCAAAATCAGTTTGCAGCGTACTGCCGCGCAGCCGGAACATGGTAACAGTTATGGGTGATCCTATTGGCAGCCGCTCTTCGAGCTGGTTTGAAATCTGGTCACCGGCATCGTAGTTCAACTCCACCATGGGAGTGTTATCGTCTTTAAAAAAAGGTCCGGTTGTGGGCCGTTTGCCGAGATAGTCCAGAGTGCGTTCTTGATACCCGGAGCAGGCGCCTAGGGCCAGAAGTGCGGCCAGTGCAATTATGAAGCTGATTGTTCTGCCTTTCATGAAAGTTCCCTGTTTTAAAATATGAGCAACATTGCAAGGGTTTGCTGACGCTAAATCAGATGCAATGAGAATGCCACGGAGTAAAAAATACGCTTATACAGCCAATTGAACCCGTGGTACTTGTTTTTGCTTTTGTAAACCGGGCAGATTAAGCCGGAAAAATGGCCTCGCCTCGGTCGGGATCAATTCAGCCGGGAAATAATTTCTCTGATCAGCTTGGACATTGCGGCCGAAGATTTAGCAGCCTGCTCAATTACTGCTTCATGAGTGGTTTCAGCCATACAGTCCGGCAGGTTTTTGTTAGTTAAACAGGTTATGCCCATAACCTTAATTCCCATGTGGACAGCGGCGATGGCTTCTATGGCGGTTGACATGCCCACGGCATCGGCGCCTAGACGTTTGAGCATTCGGGTTTCAGCCGGTGTTTCAAGATTTGGGCCGGGAACCTGTACGTAAACCCCGCGTTCAAGGCGGATTCCGGTATCCTTAGCGGCTTTGGTCGCTATAGCACGCAGTTCTTCGCAATATACTCTGCTCATATCAGGAAAGCGCACGCCCCAATTGTCGTTGTTGGGTCCGGTGAGCGGTGAATGCCCGGTGAAATTGATCTGGTCGGTGATCAGCATCAGGTCGCCGGCATCAAATTGTGGATTAAGCGCTCCGGCGGCATTGGTAATGAAAACCTTATTTATACCCATTTCTCCCATTACCCGTACCGGGATGCAGGCTTCAGCCGCGCTGTAACCTTCGTAAATGTGGAATCTACCGCTGAATACGAGTACCGGTTTTTCCCCCATAAATCCGTATATGAGCCTGCCGGAATGTCCTTTTACTGTTGATTGCGGAAAACCGGGGATATCTGAATAGGGGATTTCAATTGCTGAATTAAGGCGGGTGATAGCTTCGCCAAGACCGGAACCTAGAATTATTCCGGTGGCAGCGGCTTGAAAATTATCTATCTTTTCTAGTATATGCCTGCTAATAGTATGAATAGATTCCGGGGAGATCATAGGTTATAATACTCGTAGTTTCGAGGTTAATGTATTGAGGGAGCTGTAAATAGCTTCCTTGTGTCAATCATCCGTCTTAACTAGTAACTTAAAAGAGAACGGGATTCTATGGATTTTTCCACTTTAATCGGGATGCTGGTTGGGCTTTCCCTTGTCGTCGGGGCGATATTTATCGGCGGTGCTGTTGATGTTTTTGTCAACGTCCCCGGTATGATGATTGTTATCGGCGGAACGCTGGCCTCCATCTGCGTGGCATTTCCTTTTGAGGAAGTTTTGCAGGCCATGGTCGCGGGATTTAAAGCCTTTTCTTCCAGAAAGGTAAAGGTTAATGAAGTTGTTAATATCATGGTCAAGGTTGCTGAAATCAGCCGTCGTGAAGGTTTGATCGCACTTGAAAATGTACAGACGGAAAACGTTGTTTTGCGTAAATCCTGCCAGTTGATTGCTGATAATGCCGATCCAGAACTTATCCGCGCAACGTTACAGATTGAAATTTCAGCCATGAAAAGGCGCCATAAAATCGCGCAGGATGTGTATAAAAGGCTTGCCGGCCTTTCTCCCGCTTTCGGTATGCTGGGAACTTTGATCGGTCTGGTCCAGATGCTTTCCAACCTGTCTGATCCGGCGGCCATCGGCCCGGCTATGGCGGTTGCAATTCTGACCACTTTCTACGGTTCGCTGCTGGCGACCCTGCTTTTTATCCCCATCGGGGCCAAGCTCAGAGCAAGGACGCTGCAGGAACAGTTGCATCTTGAGATTATCTTCGAGGGTGCCAAATCTATCCTTGAGAATAACAACCCCCGTCTGGTTTATGAGAAGCTTTCTTCATTTCAGGCCCCCAGAGACAGATCCGGAGAATAAGCCATGGATGATGAACTCCTTAAAGGTTCGCTACTGGTTGATGATGAAGAGGATGACGATGATTCAAATGATTGGATAACTACCTTTGCGGATTTATCCATGCTCCTGCTGGTCTTTTTTATTCTGCTTTATTCCATGTCCGAAATTGATGCCAAAAAGTTTGATATGACTTTTCAGTCGGTCAGTAAATCCATCAGCGGCAAGATGCAGAAAATAGCCACCAGTAAAGCCGCCCGTGAGGAAGCCGGAGCTATCCTTAATCAGGTTGTAACCCGCCGGCAGATTATTAAGGCCCAGCGCAAGGTATTTGAAGACGTCAAATATCTGCAGACCACCAAGGGAGTTGAAGGCATCATGAGTGCCAAGTTCGAGGATGGTCAGGTTATTATTAAATTGCCATCGGATGTGCTTTTCAAACCGGGACAAGTACAGCTGAGTACCAAGGGAATGGCAGCGGTGCGGGCGTTGAAGGATTTCTTTCTCAAGCACCCGGACCAGTACATCAATATAAAAGGTTATACAGATGACACGCAGCCCGGACGTGGAAGCAGGCTGAAGGATAACTGGGAAATTTCATCTTTACGCGCGGTTAACGTTTTGCGCTATCTCATGAAAATGGGAATTAAGCCCAACAGGTTAACGGCAACAGGACTTGGGGAAATGGACCCCCTTGTTCCAAATAATTCTCCCCGTAACCGGCAGCGTAACCGGCGGGTTGAATTCGTTCTTGATAAGATAATGACGGGACCATAGGTCTCATGTTTTGAACCAACTATGCTAAACAGTTGGATGTGATTGGAGATAAGAATGGATATTTCATTCGATAGCAGTTCGGCCAGAGGAGCCTTCAGAACAAGTCTTCCGGGACTAGCTCTAAGGATTGAGGGGAAAGAATCCACATACAGTGTGAAGGATTTCAGTGTTAACGGTCTGGCTTTTTCCGCTGGCGACGATACTTTTGAAGTAAACGAAACTTTTATGGTGGATTTCGTTCTCGGTAAGAAGGCTCTTTTAACCGGGCTTGAAATCAAGGTTGTGCGTGACATAGGCAAGGGACTGATGGGTTGCATTTATGTTGACCTCGATAAATATCAGGAAGCACGGCTTGATAAGCTGGTCCTTGAAGTGCAGAAACGTATGATTAAGCTTCGCAAAAAGAAAGGTGCGTCCTGACTCCCCGTCTGGTATTGAAAAATGTATAGAGGTGAGCATAGAGTTCTTATAGCCAACCGAGGTGAAATCGCCATCAGGATAGCCAAAGCCTGTCTGGATCTGAACCAGAATTTTGTCTGTGTCTATACAGAGGCGGATAGGGAAAGCGGGCATGTCCGTTTTGCTTTGGAAAATGGTGGCGAAAAAAGTCTGTTCCGTATCGGTTCCTACCGGGATGCCAACGAGGTCTTCAGTGTTGCTGATCGCAGCGATGCATCGGCTATTCACCCGGGATATGGATTTTTTGCAGAAGATTTCCGTTTCGCGCGCCGGGTGGTGAAGCGGGAAAAACCGCTTATTTTTATAGGCCCTTCCTGGCGGGTGATTCAGGAACTGGGCGACAAGATTAATACCAAGCGTCTCGCACGCAGTCTGGGTGTCCCCACTGTCCCGGGGTCAGATCGTCCTATTTATGATGAGCTTGAGGCTGTCGAGCTTGCGGACAGTCTATTTTCTTTTCAAAGGGAACAAGGCTTCAAGGCTCCGGCCATTATGGTCAAAGCTTCCGCCGGAGGCGGTGGCATGGGTATTGAAGAAGTTAACGATCCTGATGAATTCCGCTCTGTTTATCGGCGCATACGAAATTATGCCAAGCGCCAGTTCAATGATGAAGGTGTGCTTATTGAGCAGCGTATTTTCGGCTTCAACCACTTGGAAGTTCAGGTCGTTGGTGAGCAAAGCGGGAAAAAACACGTTCATTTCGGAACCCGTAATTGCTCGGTGCAAAGCAGCGGCAATCAGAAGCGGATCGAGGTCGCGCCGGGATTCGCGCCCAACGAAATCCATTATATTTTCAATGCCTCCGGAGTGCTGGCAAGTATTACCGAGCATTCCCTGTCCATGGCCCGCGCTGTAAATTATGACAGTGTAGGGACTTGGGAGTGGATTGTTACCCCGCGCGGCGAACCTTTCCTCATGGAAGTTAATACCCGCATTCAGGTTGAAAATGGAGTTTCTGCCGCTATTTCAAGTGTTAAGGGAGAAACTGGTGTTAACATAGTGCGTGAACAGGTTCGGCTTGGGCTGGGCGACTCCCTCAACTATACTCAGGCGGATATTGATCTTTCCGGAGTTGCTATTGAGTACCGCATTATTGCCGAGAATCCGGATAAGAATTTTGCCCCGTGGGTCGGCAGGATCGAGAAATTCGACTGGCAGAGTCAGGATTGGCTTGAAGTATACACACAGGTTCCCACCGACCGTCCTTATGAAATACCTACTGAATTTGATCCTAATCTCGCGCTGGGAATTGTGTACGGTGAAAATCTGGAGCAGGCGCAAAAGCGGGGAATTGAATTCCTGAATGGGCTGACGCTGCAGGGACAGGACCGGGCGGGCAGGAAACTTGAGTCTAATTGTTCTTATTTAATTGATAAAACTTCAGCTTTGCTGGAATTTTAATGCCTTGTGATGAGATGATTCAGGAACTGTATGAATATTGATAAGCGCATAGACGCCCTTACGGAGCGGCTAAATTATATCAAGGATATTTTTGGTAATCTGGAAAACGCCAATATCAGCATGCTCAGTTCGGAGCTTGCTGAATTCCGTAGTTTGCGTGATTCGATTTCCTCTGAAGATTCCCGGAGAAAACTTGCCCGGCTTGAGGATCTTTTTTCATTTCTTGAATCCAAGCTTGAAAAAGAACTGACCCCTATGGACCGTGTGCGTATTGTCCGGCACCCACAGCGCATATCTCTGACTGATATTCTGGAAAATGTTTACGATAACTACACGGAACTGGGCGGGTTGGGTGAATTCAGTATTGATCCGTCCATGCTCATCGCTCAGGCTTACATCACCAGAAGAGTGGGGCAGAAAGTCGTCCACCAGCCGGTAATGGTCATCGGTCAGGAGAAAGGACACGGTCAGGAGTTCCGCAACGGCGGTTCGGTCAAGCCGTGGGGGAACGCCAAGGCCTTGCATTATATGAAGGTAGCGCAGGCTGAGGGGATTCCCATCCATACCTATATATTTACCCCCGGATCTTACCCCATTGAAGATTATCCCGGCGCGGCGCAGCAGATAGCCAGAAACATTTATGATATGGGGCAGATCGATGTACCCATTATTTCCATAATTTCTGAGGGAGGCTCCGGCGGAGCAGAGGCGATCGGACTTGCTGATAGGCGTTTGATGCTTTCGCACGGCTATTACTCGGTTATTTCCCCGGAAGGGGCGGCAGCGATTGAAGCCAACTTGAAAGACGGCAAGCGGGTGGCTGATTCCCTTATTGGTAATTGTGCGCGTAAGCTTGGTATTACTGCCGAGGACAACCTGAAGATGGGATACATTGATCGCATTATTCAGGAACCGCATCTGGGAGCAAAATCGGCCAGTTATGATTTTTTTCGCGTGCTGCGGTCCGAAGTTATCCGGGCTACCAACGAGGTCTGTGTTTCCGTAAAGGGCCTTAAGCTTTTTCGGGCTATGGCGCTTAAGCAGAAGGGATCGGAAGAGGATGAAGATGTCTTTATGCGCTGGGCTGTCAGTTCCCGTGCCCGTGCCCGTCTGGTTGAGAAGCGGTATGAGAAGTTCCGGCACCTTTCGACCTCTGCTTATATGGATCAGCGTTCCGTCTTTCTAAAGATGGGGGCGGCTGTGCAGGGAATGGCATGGGCTACAAAATCCCTGTTTCTGTACAATATGGTCGGGCGGACCGTGCGTGCGGCCAAGCAGGGTATGGAAGAGATTCAGGCTGAGGCGCATCTGGTAAAAGAACGTACCGCGCGAATGCTTAAAAATAAGTCCGGTAACGGTAATACTGCTAAAATTTCAAATGACGTACGGGACAAACTTCTCTGCCTGTCCTCGTCAGATCAGTCTCCGTGTTTTGAGGAAGGACGCTGGAAGTACAGCAGCCCTAAAAGCAGGGAAGACCGTACCTTCACCTGTCCTAATTCAGCTACTGAAGGCTGCCTTGATCTCTGGGCTCCTGATCTTTTCGGTGATTTTGCCGGAGTGTGCAGTAATTGCGGACACCACTTCCCTATGGAATACCAGTGGTACTTGTACAACGTCTTCAATTACGCGGAAGGTTTTGAATTTAATTCCGGCATAGAATCATCCAACCCGTTAAATTATGAAGGGTTTGACCTCAAGCTGGATGAAGCGCGCAAAAAAACGGGTTTACGTTCTTCGTGTATTACTTTTGAAACCCGCATGGACGAAATTAATGCCGTGGTCATCTGTCTTGCCGCTCCGTTTCGCGGCGGTTCAGTTGGAGCGGCTGAGGGTGAAAAGATTATCCGTGCTGCGGAAAGGGCGCAACGCAAGCAATTGCCATTGATTTTTTATGCCCACGGTACTGCCGGAATCCGTATTCAGGAAGGAACCAACGGTGTGCTCCAGATGCCTCGCTGTACCATGGCACTCCGCCGGTACGTGGATGCCGGAGGATTATATCTGGTTATTTACGATACCAATTCCTATGGCGGGTCTGTGGCAAGTTTTCTGGGGTGCTCTCCTTATCAGTTCGGAGTGCGGTCTTCAAAAATCGGTTTTGCCGGTCCGCGGGTTATTGCAGAAACCACCGGTATTTCTGTTCCTCCCAATTATCATAACGCGTGGAATGCGCTTGCGCGCGGACACATTCAGGGAATCTGGGACAGGCGTGAGATGGCTCGCAATATCGGGCAGGCTTTCATGACCATGGGTGGCCGTAATTTATATTACAGATAAAAAAAATTACAGTGGTTTTGTTTCCCTTGAAAAAAAGTAATTTTTTTGAAATTTCATGTCTGACCCTGTCTTTTTAATTGAGAAAGTGCGACACGAAATTTTTTTACCTTCGTTTGTGTAGGTTCTTATTTTAATTTGTTTTCTGTGTTAGGGAGTTTCGCAGCAGGTTGACTTTGCCTGATAATGTCTGCAAATTGCCCGGACCGGATTCTGGGTTTCAGGTTTCCGGTTTTTTAATGTAAGATAATAAAATTCGCTCATGATAGCGAAATATAAGTTAAAATAATTTAGAGGTTAATATAATGCTCAATATCAAGGAACTGCTTGAAGAGATCAAGGCTTCCCCTTATAAAGAAATTGAAATCT is a window of Maridesulfovibrio sp. DNA encoding:
- a CDS encoding PilZ domain-containing protein, whose translation is MDISFDSSSARGAFRTSLPGLALRIEGKESTYSVKDFSVNGLAFSAGDDTFEVNETFMVDFVLGKKALLTGLEIKVVRDIGKGLMGCIYVDLDKYQEARLDKLVLEVQKRMIKLRKKKGAS
- a CDS encoding acetyl-CoA carboxylase carboxyl transferase subunit alpha/beta, giving the protein MNIDKRIDALTERLNYIKDIFGNLENANISMLSSELAEFRSLRDSISSEDSRRKLARLEDLFSFLESKLEKELTPMDRVRIVRHPQRISLTDILENVYDNYTELGGLGEFSIDPSMLIAQAYITRRVGQKVVHQPVMVIGQEKGHGQEFRNGGSVKPWGNAKALHYMKVAQAEGIPIHTYIFTPGSYPIEDYPGAAQQIARNIYDMGQIDVPIISIISEGGSGGAEAIGLADRRLMLSHGYYSVISPEGAAAIEANLKDGKRVADSLIGNCARKLGITAEDNLKMGYIDRIIQEPHLGAKSASYDFFRVLRSEVIRATNEVCVSVKGLKLFRAMALKQKGSEEDEDVFMRWAVSSRARARLVEKRYEKFRHLSTSAYMDQRSVFLKMGAAVQGMAWATKSLFLYNMVGRTVRAAKQGMEEIQAEAHLVKERTARMLKNKSGNGNTAKISNDVRDKLLCLSSSDQSPCFEEGRWKYSSPKSREDRTFTCPNSATEGCLDLWAPDLFGDFAGVCSNCGHHFPMEYQWYLYNVFNYAEGFEFNSGIESSNPLNYEGFDLKLDEARKKTGLRSSCITFETRMDEINAVVICLAAPFRGGSVGAAEGEKIIRAAERAQRKQLPLIFYAHGTAGIRIQEGTNGVLQMPRCTMALRRYVDAGGLYLVIYDTNSYGGSVASFLGCSPYQFGVRSSKIGFAGPRVIAETTGISVPPNYHNAWNALARGHIQGIWDRREMARNIGQAFMTMGGRNLYYR
- a CDS encoding 4Fe-4S binding protein, which encodes MKVLRKMISIDEELCDGCGQCVPGCEEGALQIIDGKAKLVAERYCDGLGACLGECPTGALKVIEVEADDFDPEAVKERLTEQGRNIPGHMPDPESLRLDNPKPASGGCGCSGSKIEAFAPAATPCSQANVPTDAEAGPSQLSHWPIQIRLVPAEAPFLKGADLLLTADCVAVSVPGYHERFLPGKKVLMGCPKFDDVDFYLQRLTEIFATSGIKSITVLEMEVPCCSNFSRIILKALKNAGADIPAEKIVFTRTGQLKAKTTLDEPVPL
- a CDS encoding flagellar motor protein MotB — protein: MDDELLKGSLLVDDEEDDDDSNDWITTFADLSMLLLVFFILLYSMSEIDAKKFDMTFQSVSKSISGKMQKIATSKAAREEAGAILNQVVTRRQIIKAQRKVFEDVKYLQTTKGVEGIMSAKFEDGQVIIKLPSDVLFKPGQVQLSTKGMAAVRALKDFFLKHPDQYINIKGYTDDTQPGRGSRLKDNWEISSLRAVNVLRYLMKMGIKPNRLTATGLGEMDPLVPNNSPRNRQRNRRVEFVLDKIMTGP
- the hcp gene encoding hydroxylamine reductase translates to MFCNQCEQTAKGQGCTVKGVCGKTDEVSAIQDLLIQVLVELGTVATAARKEGIAVSNEVNRLTAEGVFSTLTNVNFDDERFVPVIKKVAAARDELASKVSADCGPVTKVAATAAELSKQGEAFSVTSFDENEDLRSLKQILVYGLKGVSAYVDHAAILGQEDDELYAQIHEALSVVPQQLGMEELVGWAMKCGEMNLKAMELLDAGNTGAYGHPVPTEVPLGAKAGKAILVSGHDLKDLRQLLEQTEGTGINIYTHGEMLPCHGYPELKKFDHFYGHYGTAWQNQAKEFAAFPGAILMTTNCIQKPVESYKGNIFTTGLVGWPGVTHVTNGDFAAVIEKAKELPGFEADTDNGSVLCGFARNSVLGVADKVIEGVKAGAIKHFFLVGGCDGAKPGRNYYTDFVEQAPEDTIILTLACGKFRFFDKKLGDIGGIPRLLDIGQCNDAYSAIQIAVALANAFECGVNDLPLSLILSWYEQKAVSILLTLLHLGIKDIRLGPSLPAFVTPNVLNFLVENFNIMPISTPEEDLKAILG
- a CDS encoding purine-nucleoside phosphorylase, with protein sequence MISPESIHTISRHILEKIDNFQAAATGIILGSGLGEAITRLNSAIEIPYSDIPGFPQSTVKGHSGRLIYGFMGEKPVLVFSGRFHIYEGYSAAEACIPVRVMGEMGINKVFITNAAGALNPQFDAGDLMLITDQINFTGHSPLTGPNNDNWGVRFPDMSRVYCEELRAIATKAAKDTGIRLERGVYVQVPGPNLETPAETRMLKRLGADAVGMSTAIEAIAAVHMGIKVMGITCLTNKNLPDCMAETTHEAVIEQAAKSSAAMSKLIREIISRLN
- a CDS encoding biotin carboxylase N-terminal domain-containing protein, encoding MYRGEHRVLIANRGEIAIRIAKACLDLNQNFVCVYTEADRESGHVRFALENGGEKSLFRIGSYRDANEVFSVADRSDASAIHPGYGFFAEDFRFARRVVKREKPLIFIGPSWRVIQELGDKINTKRLARSLGVPTVPGSDRPIYDELEAVELADSLFSFQREQGFKAPAIMVKASAGGGGMGIEEVNDPDEFRSVYRRIRNYAKRQFNDEGVLIEQRIFGFNHLEVQVVGEQSGKKHVHFGTRNCSVQSSGNQKRIEVAPGFAPNEIHYIFNASGVLASITEHSLSMARAVNYDSVGTWEWIVTPRGEPFLMEVNTRIQVENGVSAAISSVKGETGVNIVREQVRLGLGDSLNYTQADIDLSGVAIEYRIIAENPDKNFAPWVGRIEKFDWQSQDWLEVYTQVPTDRPYEIPTEFDPNLALGIVYGENLEQAQKRGIEFLNGLTLQGQDRAGRKLESNCSYLIDKTSALLEF
- a CDS encoding MotA/TolQ/ExbB proton channel family protein yields the protein MDFSTLIGMLVGLSLVVGAIFIGGAVDVFVNVPGMMIVIGGTLASICVAFPFEEVLQAMVAGFKAFSSRKVKVNEVVNIMVKVAEISRREGLIALENVQTENVVLRKSCQLIADNADPELIRATLQIEISAMKRRHKIAQDVYKRLAGLSPAFGMLGTLIGLVQMLSNLSDPAAIGPAMAVAILTTFYGSLLATLLFIPIGAKLRARTLQEQLHLEIIFEGAKSILENNNPRLVYEKLSSFQAPRDRSGE